The following are encoded together in the Juglans microcarpa x Juglans regia isolate MS1-56 chromosome 2D, Jm3101_v1.0, whole genome shotgun sequence genome:
- the LOC121248813 gene encoding uncharacterized protein LOC121248813, whose amino-acid sequence MEATSRCFSVVLPPPPFSSGKTRFLHGKRSRAMVFAARRDSHEPDYRGYCSVDESMIILRKRIHEMKVIERNYEPPEEWMEWEKQYYACYDEYICDLVGLLQSYLMNTRPSLAFGLLALVMLSVPASTVMILLRLMEVANGFFSAVPHV is encoded by the coding sequence ATGGAAGCAACCTCTCGATGTTTCTCAGTAGTACTCCCTCCTCCACCGTTTTCCTCCGGCAAAACGAGATTCTTGCATGGGAAAAGATCGAGGGCCATGGTTTTTGCAGCTAGAAGAGACTCCCACGAGCCAGACTACAGAGGATACTGCTCGGTCGATGAAAGCATGATCATTTTGAGGAAACGCATTCACGAGATGAAAGTGATTGAGAGGAATTACGAGCCTCCGGAGGAATGGATGGAATGGGAGAAGCAGTATTACGCATGCTATGACGAATATATTTGTGATTTGGTGGGGTTACTACAGTCATATTTGATGAACACTAGGCCTAGTTTGGCTTTTGGGTTGCTTGCACTCGTCATGTTGAGTGTCCCGGCTTCGACGGTCATGATTCTGCTTCGTTTGATGGAGGTGGCTAATGGGTTCTTCTCTGCCGTTCCTCACGTTTGA
- the LOC121248817 gene encoding uncharacterized protein LOC121248817: protein MAAALSHSQARFLLFFHQNPPIAPQTLRLQTSETQKSTYSPPRFRPVRCSAKPNEKITLRTCKNCKTQFDPALNHPRACRFHTAHFGGETKRKFESVYTGGTMDTPNSGKVVQYWHCCGSEDPFDPGCTASPHSSYDD, encoded by the exons ATGGCTGCGGCTCTTTCCCATTCACAGGCTCGCTTTCTATTATTCTTCCATCAAAATCCACCGATTGCTCCTCAAACCCTGAGATTACAGACGTCGGAGACTCAGAAGAGCACATATTCGCCGCCGAGATTCCGGCCAGTCCGATGCTCAGCGAAACCGAACGAGAAAATTACCCTCAGAACTTGCAAGAATTGCAAGACCCAATTCGACCCGGCCCTCAATCACCCTCGCGCTTGCCGCTTCCACACCGCTCACTTTGGTG GAGAAACAAAGAGGAAGTTTGAAAGTGTGTACACAGGAGGTACCATGGATACTCCCAACTCCGGCAAAGTTGTTCAATACTGGCATTGTTGTGGGTCTGAAGATCCCTTTGACCCTGGATGCACTGCATCTCCTCATTCCTCCTATGATGACTGA